A portion of the Pseudodesulfovibrio sp. S3 genome contains these proteins:
- the dnaE gene encoding DNA polymerase III subunit alpha yields the protein MAEFVHLHVHTEYSLLDGAIRIKDLLTRAKDLGMPAVAITDHGSMFGAVTFYMAAQELGIKPIIGCEVYVAPGDLDDETAHERKEKGGGYHLVLLAKNRTGYKNLIKLVSKGYLEGFYYKPRVSKHLLKEYSEGLIALSACLAGEVPRKLLNEGLDAGVEMARTYESIFPGNFYLELQDNGIGKQTRLNELLIKCAEKTGLPLVATNDCHYLTAEDYEAHDTLLCIQTQTTVDAEKRFRMETQELYFKTPEEMEKAFAHVPEAILNTQRIAEQCNLEIELGNYYFPEYELSEGVSNMDEEFTKLCREGLKKRLETITYAVDEKVYWDRLDYELGVIIEMGFPAYFLIVQDFINWAKDNRIPVGPGRGSAAGSIVAWSLKITNLDPLPYDLLFERFLNVERISMPDIDVDFCERRRLEVVKYCAEKYGHDRVAQITTFGTMKTKAVIKDVGRALGMTFGETDRIAKLIPEDPAVMAKLLGVEKAKISVPNAVKAVLELDDMVATDPKVAKLIDISTRLEGLCRHASTHAAGVVISDKPMTEYLPLYKGKKGEIVTQFDMKKVEKVGLIKFDFLGLRTMTVIEDCLDIIREQGKKAPNLDTLALDDPDTFAIFAKGDTDGIFQVESSGMRKYLRMLRPDCFEDIVAMLALYRPGPLGMIGSQGVSMVDEFIMRKHGDIKVTYPHPSLEDTLKPTYGVMVYQEQVMATAMTVANYSLGEGDLLRRAMGKKIAEEMAKQRSRFLEGSRENEISDKIANEIFDTMEKFAAYGFNKSHSAAYALISYHTAYLKAHFPVEFMAALMSTEMNNTEKIIMYVNACRDMDITVKQPNINAGQARFSVLDGDILFAMAAIKNVGEEAINEIVVVREADGPFKNIFDFCERVNLRRVTKRVLESLIKAGALDCFNCSRAALLEDLEKAVALGQKKFKEKESGMLNMLDMLGSGEKKDPANTPTCSLCEEFDDREKLSLEKEVLGFFLSGHPLLAYRQDMQRLRTVTLEDCKTIPNGTEVRVAVIIPDYKQFITRKGDPMAFCTAEDLTTSGEVTMLPNVYAEARELMDADRPLMIQGKIDIREEQAGPEDAPKSAKILADKVMFLADAVQGSDQPVSLWIGERNAVDAHLNALKALLQRYPGNTFVNLGIITKDSVVNLKLGNGWKVFPSREFWKDVESWQNGDALRYQAETE from the coding sequence GTGGCCGAATTCGTTCATCTTCACGTCCATACCGAGTACAGCCTGCTGGACGGGGCAATCCGCATCAAGGATCTCCTCACCAGGGCCAAGGACCTGGGCATGCCCGCCGTTGCCATCACCGACCACGGTTCCATGTTCGGGGCCGTGACCTTTTACATGGCCGCCCAGGAACTCGGCATCAAGCCGATCATCGGTTGCGAGGTCTATGTGGCCCCAGGCGACCTGGATGATGAAACGGCCCACGAGCGCAAGGAAAAGGGCGGCGGCTATCACCTCGTCCTGCTGGCCAAGAACCGCACGGGCTACAAGAACCTGATCAAGCTGGTCTCCAAGGGCTACCTGGAAGGCTTCTACTACAAACCACGCGTGAGCAAACACCTGCTCAAGGAATACTCCGAAGGGTTGATAGCCCTGTCGGCCTGCCTGGCGGGCGAAGTGCCGCGCAAGCTCCTGAACGAGGGGCTGGATGCGGGCGTTGAAATGGCCCGGACCTACGAATCCATCTTTCCCGGAAACTTCTACCTTGAACTCCAGGACAACGGCATCGGCAAGCAGACGCGTCTCAACGAACTGCTCATCAAGTGCGCCGAGAAGACCGGACTGCCCCTGGTGGCCACCAACGACTGCCACTACCTGACCGCCGAGGACTACGAGGCCCACGACACCCTGCTCTGCATCCAGACCCAGACCACTGTGGATGCGGAAAAACGGTTCAGGATGGAAACGCAGGAACTCTATTTCAAGACCCCGGAGGAAATGGAGAAGGCGTTCGCCCACGTGCCCGAGGCCATCCTCAACACCCAGCGCATTGCCGAGCAGTGCAACCTCGAAATCGAGCTGGGCAACTATTATTTCCCTGAATACGAGCTCTCCGAGGGCGTCTCGAACATGGACGAGGAGTTCACCAAGCTCTGCCGCGAAGGCCTGAAAAAACGCCTGGAAACCATAACCTATGCGGTGGATGAAAAGGTATATTGGGACAGGCTGGACTACGAGCTGGGCGTCATCATAGAAATGGGCTTCCCGGCCTACTTCCTCATTGTCCAGGATTTCATCAACTGGGCCAAGGACAACCGCATCCCCGTGGGGCCAGGCCGCGGCTCGGCAGCCGGTTCCATCGTGGCCTGGTCGCTCAAGATCACCAACCTCGACCCACTCCCCTACGACCTGCTGTTCGAACGCTTCCTCAACGTGGAGCGCATATCCATGCCGGATATCGACGTGGACTTTTGCGAACGCCGTCGCCTGGAAGTGGTCAAGTACTGCGCGGAAAAGTACGGGCACGACCGGGTGGCGCAGATCACCACCTTCGGGACCATGAAGACCAAGGCGGTCATCAAGGACGTGGGCCGGGCCCTGGGCATGACCTTCGGCGAGACCGACCGTATTGCCAAGCTCATCCCCGAAGATCCGGCCGTCATGGCCAAGCTGCTGGGCGTGGAAAAGGCCAAGATAAGCGTGCCCAACGCAGTCAAGGCGGTGCTGGAGCTGGACGACATGGTGGCCACCGACCCCAAAGTCGCCAAGCTCATCGACATTTCAACGCGTCTCGAAGGGCTGTGCCGCCACGCCTCCACCCATGCGGCGGGCGTGGTCATTTCGGACAAGCCCATGACCGAATACCTTCCTCTCTACAAGGGGAAGAAGGGTGAAATCGTGACCCAGTTCGACATGAAAAAGGTCGAAAAAGTCGGCCTGATCAAGTTCGACTTCCTGGGGTTGCGGACCATGACGGTCATCGAAGACTGCCTGGACATCATCCGGGAGCAGGGCAAGAAGGCACCCAATCTGGACACCCTGGCCCTGGACGATCCCGACACTTTCGCCATCTTCGCCAAAGGCGACACCGACGGCATCTTCCAGGTGGAGTCGTCGGGCATGCGCAAATATCTCCGCATGTTGCGACCGGACTGCTTCGAAGACATCGTGGCCATGCTCGCCCTGTACCGGCCCGGCCCGCTCGGTATGATAGGTTCCCAGGGCGTCAGCATGGTGGATGAATTCATCATGCGCAAACACGGGGACATCAAGGTAACCTACCCCCATCCCTCGCTGGAAGACACGCTCAAGCCCACCTACGGGGTCATGGTCTACCAGGAACAGGTCATGGCCACGGCAATGACCGTTGCCAACTACTCCCTCGGCGAAGGCGACCTGCTGCGCCGGGCCATGGGCAAGAAGATCGCCGAGGAAATGGCCAAACAGCGCTCCCGTTTCCTGGAAGGCTCCCGCGAAAACGAAATCTCCGACAAGATAGCCAACGAGATCTTCGATACCATGGAAAAATTCGCGGCCTACGGCTTCAACAAGTCCCACTCGGCTGCCTACGCGCTCATTTCCTACCATACCGCCTATTTGAAGGCGCACTTCCCGGTGGAATTCATGGCCGCGCTCATGAGCACGGAAATGAACAACACCGAAAAGATCATCATGTACGTCAACGCCTGCCGCGACATGGACATCACGGTCAAGCAGCCGAACATCAATGCGGGCCAGGCGCGCTTCTCAGTGCTGGACGGTGACATCCTGTTCGCCATGGCCGCCATCAAGAACGTGGGCGAGGAGGCCATCAACGAGATTGTCGTGGTCCGCGAGGCGGACGGACCGTTCAAGAACATTTTCGACTTCTGCGAACGCGTGAACCTGCGCCGCGTGACCAAACGGGTGCTGGAGTCGCTCATCAAGGCGGGCGCCCTGGACTGTTTCAACTGCTCCCGCGCCGCCCTGCTCGAAGACCTGGAAAAGGCCGTGGCCCTGGGCCAGAAAAAATTCAAGGAAAAGGAGTCCGGGATGCTCAACATGCTGGACATGCTCGGCAGCGGCGAAAAAAAAGACCCCGCAAACACGCCCACCTGTTCCCTGTGCGAGGAATTCGACGACCGCGAAAAGCTGTCGCTGGAAAAAGAGGTTCTCGGATTCTTCCTGTCCGGGCACCCGCTCCTGGCCTACCGCCAGGACATGCAGCGGCTGCGCACCGTCACCCTGGAGGATTGCAAGACCATCCCCAACGGTACCGAGGTGCGCGTGGCCGTGATCATCCCGGACTACAAGCAGTTCATCACCCGCAAGGGCGACCCCATGGCCTTCTGCACGGCCGAAGACCTGACCACATCGGGCGAAGTGACCATGCTGCCCAATGTCTATGCCGAAGCCCGGGAACTCATGGATGCAGACCGTCCTCTGATGATCCAGGGCAAGATCGACATCCGCGAAGAACAGGCCGGCCCCGAAGACGCACCCAAATCCGCCAAGATCCTGGCCGACAAAGTCATGTTTCTGGCCGATGCGGTCCAGGGCTCGGACCAGCCCGTATCCCTTTGGATCGGTGAACGAAACGCCGTCGACGCCCACCTGAATGCGCTCAAGGCCCTGCTCCAGCGCTACCCCGGCAACACCTTCGTGAACCTGGGCATCATCACCAAGGACTCGGTGGTCAACCTCAAGCTCGGCAACGGCTGGAAAGTTTTCCCGAGTCGCGAATTCTGGAAGGACGTGGAGTCCTGGCAAAACGGTGACGCCCTGAGATATCAAGCTGAAACGGAGTAG
- a CDS encoding EAL domain-containing protein, which yields MADNICKLVDEEAVRALLEMKRVTTFFQPVVSILSKCIVGFEAFSRPAGEDCNVDTRMLFHAGLSPDVMLEVDRLCRMNALRQFQSIHAGHKGMLLFLKVNAECLPHIEMDKLILPGQLKEVDMGLESVVLQIPLAVPHVDKALQLFEKLREMGVRLCLDNCSEDAAFSLALNRFKPDFVKVNRTFFGEEERGEHTFETLAGVISRANRVGAQVIGQGVETEEESIRLLSAGIHLQQGYYYSKDAASGGSDAAKAFLEKIVKTNDKFRVVRQQLVRRKKERFAEAFRNVSKVAAKLSNVSEDRFEQACRAIVNGSQDHVSVFVLDREGSQVTDRVYASGTRVSENTAAIMGSQKGADHSAQDYVLYLEMGYLQFVTPPFASLAGGVNACLVSKPFFNTQGVRYTMCLEMAYPG from the coding sequence ATGGCCGATAATATATGCAAGCTGGTTGACGAGGAGGCTGTCAGGGCCCTTCTGGAAATGAAAAGGGTGACGACGTTTTTTCAACCTGTCGTTTCCATCCTTTCCAAGTGTATCGTCGGGTTCGAAGCGTTTTCTCGCCCGGCGGGAGAGGACTGCAACGTCGACACCCGGATGCTTTTCCACGCCGGGTTGAGCCCGGACGTGATGCTGGAAGTGGACCGCCTGTGCCGCATGAATGCGCTGCGGCAGTTCCAATCCATCCATGCCGGTCACAAGGGGATGCTGTTGTTCCTCAAGGTCAATGCGGAGTGTCTCCCGCATATTGAAATGGACAAACTGATATTGCCCGGCCAGCTCAAGGAAGTGGACATGGGCCTGGAAAGCGTTGTCCTGCAAATACCTCTTGCTGTGCCCCATGTGGACAAGGCTCTGCAATTGTTCGAAAAACTTCGCGAAATGGGAGTCAGGCTCTGCCTGGACAACTGTTCGGAGGATGCGGCGTTCAGCCTTGCCCTCAACCGGTTCAAGCCGGATTTCGTCAAGGTCAACCGGACGTTCTTCGGCGAGGAGGAACGTGGGGAACATACCTTCGAAACCCTTGCCGGGGTTATCAGCCGGGCAAACCGCGTTGGCGCACAGGTCATCGGACAAGGCGTCGAGACCGAAGAGGAATCCATCAGGCTGCTCTCGGCTGGAATTCACCTCCAGCAGGGGTACTACTATTCAAAGGACGCGGCTTCCGGGGGCAGTGACGCTGCCAAAGCGTTTCTTGAGAAGATCGTCAAAACCAATGATAAGTTCCGGGTGGTCAGACAACAGCTTGTCCGACGCAAGAAAGAGCGGTTCGCCGAAGCGTTCAGGAATGTCAGCAAGGTTGCCGCCAAGCTCTCCAACGTGTCGGAAGACCGTTTTGAACAGGCGTGCAGGGCCATTGTGAATGGAAGTCAGGACCATGTTTCCGTTTTTGTGCTCGACAGGGAAGGCTCCCAGGTGACTGACCGGGTTTATGCTTCGGGGACCCGCGTGTCCGAAAACACTGCGGCCATAATGGGATCGCAAAAGGGGGCGGACCATTCGGCCCAGGATTATGTTTTGTATCTTGAAATGGGGTATTTGCAGTTCGTGACTCCTCCGTTTGCCTCCCTTGCCGGTGGAGTGAATGCGTGCCTGGTCAGCAAGCCTTTTTTCAACACTCAGGGGGTACGCTATACCATGTGCCTCGAAATGGCGTACCCCGGCTGA